A stretch of DNA from Myxococcota bacterium:
CATCAGGAAGACAGCGTCGGGGTCGCCGCCGTAGCTCGCGGCGTGGGCTTGCACCCAGGCGAGCGCGCGCGCGACGTCTTCGACCTGATCGGTCCAATCTACGTCGAACTGCAGGCGGTAGCTGATCACTGCGGCGCCGATGCCGTGGGAAGCCAGATAGCGCCCGAAGTTCCCGTAGATGTCTGCGCCGCCCACCGTGTAGCCGCGATCGCCACTGGTCCAGCCACCTCCGTGGACGAATACGACGATGGGCCAGCCCTCGCCCGCGTCTGCCGCGTCGGGCAGGAAGAGGTCGAGGCGGTGCTTCTCGGCGTCCGCATCGTCACCGAGCCGATACGGCACGTCTCGCTTGACCAGCGCTGCGGCGATCGGAACCTCGTCGTAGACGAAGGGGGTCGCGACGTAGCCGAGGATGTTGCGACAGCCTCCGGCAAACAGAAGGAGTGCGGCGAGCGCGACGACAAGCCGTGCGGATCTGGGCCCTGCAAGGGAAAGCGACATGCGGCGACACTAGCGGCGCGTCACGGCGGCTGCCGCGCGCCGCGGGCGCCGCTCACCTTTTCTCGGAGCGCACCGCAAGATCCACCGCGGCCGAGACGTAGAACCCTTCGAGCGCGCCTGCGTCTGGAGGAGTTCAATGCGCATCGCCGCGATTTCACTGCTGATTCTCGCCACGTTCACGGGCTGCCTGAGCCTGCACGCCCAGGTCCCCGAGGACGTCGTGCGCCAGCACGCGGCCCAGGAAGAGGGCCTCGAGTTTGCCGCGATCTGCTCCCACGAGGATCGGCGCTTCTCGGAAGGCGCGTCCGTGTGCATGACCGAGCGCCGCATGGTCTGCGACCCGAGCGGACGCTGGATGCGCGAGGGCGACTGCTAGCGGGACGCAGGGGTGGGCCTCCGAGCGGAGGCCTGCCCCGCAGCGTCGAACCCGCCAAACGACCTGGCGCCGGGGGTCAGCCCCCCATCAGGCGCGAAAGCACGCCTTTGCCCTTCCCCTTGCGCTCGCGCATCTCGATGACGCGCAGCTCCTGGATGGCAGGGCGGAAGTCGGGTTTCAGCAGCAGTGCTTTCGAGAAGATCTTCTTCGCGACCTCGACTTCTCCCTTGGCCTTGTGGATGCGTCCGAGGAAGACGTAGGGAAGCGGCTGGTCGGATGACAGTTTGATGCCCTTCGCGACGTTCTCGAGGGCCTCGCGCTGGACGACCGCATCGCTCGGATTGGTGAGGTAGAGCGCGTAGCCCAGGTGCGCGACGTAGTCGCCCTGCTCCGGATCGAGATGCGACGCCATTCCGAAGGCCTCGGTCGCCTGGTCGTACTGCTTCGCGTCGAGGTGGGTCTCGCCCTTGCGGAACCAGCGCTCGCCCTCGAGCACCCGCTCGGCGCTCGACTGGGCGCGGCGGTCCTCGGCTTCCTCGTCGCGTAGCATCGCGTAGGCGCGGCGCTTCTCCGCGTTTCCCAGGTTGTCGAAGGCAGCGCGAATCCGCACCCGGATCCGGTCGGCCTGCTGGCAGAGCACGAGGTTGGCGGTGGTCGACTCGACCTCGGGCACTTCGTCGAGGCGAGCCCGGTGTGCCGCGCGCACTTCGCTGTCGGAGGAATCGGGGCCCACCCCGAGCACTTCGAAGTCGTCACTCGAGAGCAGCCGCTGGGCCAGCTCGCGCATGGTCACGACGAGGTTCTCGCGGTCCAGCGGTTCCGTCTGGGCCGGCTCGGGCACCGGCGCCTCGGCCACGAGCGCGGGCGCGTCATCTCGAAGCGCGGGTTCGGACGGGTCTTCGGCGTCCAGGTCGACGTCGATCTCGGGAGCGACATCGGGCTCCGGTTCCGATTCCGGTTCGGAAACCGGCTCCGGTTTCGCCTGCGCGACGGCCGCCGCGACGACCATGGTGGCCGTGTCTTCGTCGGATGCGGCCGCCATCGACTGGGTGTCGGCTTCGGATTCCAACGCGTCGAGCGCGGGCGCACTCGGCACCACGGCCTCGAGGGTCGGCGCGTCGTCGACCGCGGTCCTGGCGAGCGCGTCCATCTCCCGCTCGAGTTCCTGGCGCACCCGGCGCAGGGCCTCGAGCTCGCGCGTCTCCTGGGCGCGAGTCCGCGTCAGCTCCTCGAGCTCTTGCGCGCGCTCGGCGCGGGCGCGGGCGAGGCCCTCGAGCTCCTGGGCGCGATCCGCCACGGCGCGTGCCAGGTGTTCGAGTTCGTCGGCGTGCTCCGCCCGGGCAACGGCCAGCTCCTCGAGTTCCTGCTCATGCTCTTCCCGCACCTTGGCCAGCGCGTCGATCTCTCGTGCGCGCTCCTCCAAGGCCGGTGCGAGCGCTTCGAGCTCTCGCACGTGGTCTTCGCGGGTCTGCGCCAGCTCCTCGATGGCGCGCTCGTGCTCATCGCGGGTGCGCGCCAGGGCCTCGAGTTCCCGAGCGCGCGCGGTGCGCGCCTCTTCGAGGGCTTCGAGCTCCTGGGCACACTCTTCGAGGGCCGGCACCATCGCGTTGTGCTGACGGGCGCGCTCCTGCCGCGCTGCGGCCAGCTCCGCCAGCTCTTCCTCGTGCCGTTCCCGGGCCGCCGCAAGACTCTCGAGCTCGCGGGTGCGGCGTTCGCGCGCGCGTTCGAGGCGCTCGAGCTCCGCGGCCTGCTCCTCGAGCGCCGGTGCCAGCGCGTCGCGCTCGCGTTCGTACTCGAATCGGGTCCGGGCGAGTTCGTCGAGTTCGTTCAACCGCGCCTCGCGGTCGCGAGCGAGCTGCTGGATCTCGGCCTCGCGGGCCTCACGGTCGCGGGCCAGCGCCGCGAGCTCACGCTCGCTCTCGTCGCGCGTGCGCTGCAGCTCTTCGAGCGCCTCCTGCTGGGACGCGAGCGCTTCGGGCTCGGGCGTCGCCTCCGTGCCGAGCAGCGCGGTGAGGGTCAGGGTGGGCGTCGTGCGCAGCTCGATCGTGCCACTCACCCACAGCGCGTAGATTTCACGGTCGTCGAAGACGACGGAATCGAGCAGCACGGCAAGGGTGTCCTCGCCCGACAGCGCTTCGAGCGCACGCTGCTGCTTCTCGCTCAGCGACCAGCGGCCAAGGGTGGTCGGCGCATCCTCGGCCAGGGAGACATAGAGCGACCCGCGCTTCGCCAACCGATCGCGCACGCGGCGCAAAGGCGCCGCATCGAGCACGCCGTCCGCCAGAAGCGCCACCGGGTCGACGTCGAACTTCCGCAGCGTGCGAGGCTCGAGGCCGCGCCCGCGGTAGAAATGGTACTCGCCCTCTTCCCAACCGAATGCCTCGAAGAGCGGCTTCGTCGGATTGCGTCGGGCCCGCATGCGCAATCCGATCGGCACGCCACGACGCACTTGCACCGCGACCCGTCGTCTTCCTCGTCGGAGGCCGAGCACACCCGTGTCGGTTCGCCTGCGCAGCCGCGCGAGGAGCTCGGGGACGGGGACGTCTTCGAGGTCCCCTTCGAGGTCGGCTTCCGGTCGTCGTGAGCGCCCGGCGGCTTCGATCGCGAGCTCCGGCAGCGTGTCCTTGACGAGAGACAGGACGGCGGACGCCGCAGCCGGCTTCGTGAGGAAGTCGACGCAGCCCAGCGCGATGGCCTCTCCGTGCTCTGCCGAGTCGCGCGAAAGTTGCGTCAGGACGAGCACCGGAATGGCGCCCGCATCGACTTCGCGGATCCCGGCCATGAGATCGAGCCCGTCGTAGTGGGAGCTCTCGATCTCGAGCAGCACCATCGCCGGCCGTTCGGCGTGCACCCACTGCATCGCCTCCTCGGGATCTGCGGTCTGACGCAGTTCGCAGTCCGCCTCCCGCAATCGGTCGGAGACCGAAGCAGGGAGATCCAGACCGTCGTCGATCGAGAGGATCCAAGGGGGCATGGGGGCGGCGTCTGCGAGGAGCAAGGGACACGCCCTGCCGGCCAGGTGCGCGTCGGAGCCCGCCCCGACACGAGCCGGGAGGGCATCCGGGAGTCATCGGACGGACCCGCCCACCCCTTGAGGTCCGCGGGGTGGGCCGAGGTGTCGCGCGCGACCCTGGACGACGCTCGTTCCCACCAACGCCTGGCTGCGCTACCGGACTCTGCGGGAGGCGCACTCCGCGCACCCAGGAGGACCCATGCACCCCAACTGGCTTCGCGCTCGCCCCCTGCCTCTCTGGCTCACGCTGGGTCTTGCTTGCCTCTCCACCGCGTGCCCGGGCCTGCGTGCGCAAGAAGCGGCAAGCGACGGATCCGAAGCGCCGCTCGCCATCTCGGGTCCGACCCCGGAGCGCAACGACGATCCGGTGTACGCACCGGCACTGCGCACCGAGCACCCCGACCGCGTCTTCTGGGGCGACACGCATCTGCACACGCGTCTGTCGATGGACGCCTACACCTTCGGTACCGCCCTCGGGCCGGAGGAGGCCTACCGCTTCGCCAAGGGCGAGACGGTGATGGCCACCCACGGACAACCGACACGGCTGGAACAGCCCCTCGATTTTCTGGTCGTCGCCGACCACGCCGACGGCCTCGGTGCCATGCTCGCGCTCGAAGCCGGTGATCCCACCCTTCTGGCCAACGCGAAGCTCCGGGAGTGGCGCGAGATCCTGCGCTCTCCCGACCGGGCGGTGCGTCGCGCCCTCGAAGGAACGCAGACGGCCCGCGACAACCCGAAGGAGCTCGACGCCGAGCGCGTTCGCGGACCCGCGTGGCGCGCGCTCGCCCGTCTGGCCGACGCCCACTACGCGCCGGGCCGGTTCACACCCCTCGTTGGATACGAGTTCACGGGACAGCGCGGCGGGCAGAACCTGCACCGAGTCGTGATCTACCGCGACGGCGCCGAACGCGCGGGAGATCACCTCCCCCTCTCGCCCGCTCCCTCCGGCGATCCGCGTCGCCTCTGGGCCGACCTGGCGCGCTACGAACGCGAGACCGGCGGACGGGTGCTCGCCATCCCCCACAACGGGAACCTTTCCAACGGCATCCTCTTTCCGTTGGCCGAGACCGAGTTCGGCGATGCGATGGACGAGCACTACGTTCGCGCGCGGGCGCGCTGGGAACCGGTGTACGAGGTGACCCAGATCAAGGGTGACGGCGAGACCCATCCCTATCTCTCGGAAGACGACGCCTTCGCCGACTACGAGACCTGGGACGTCGGCGACTTCGCGGGGGTTCCGAAAGAGAAGGCGATGCTCGCGGGCGAGTATGCCCGCTCGGGGCTGCGTCGCGGCCTCGAGCTCGAAGCGCGCTTCGGCACCAATCCCTACCGCTTCGGCATGATCGGCTCGACCGATTCACACACGGGTCTGGCCACCGCGGACGAGGACAACTTCTTCGGGAAGCACAGCGCGGACATGGAGCCGTCGCCCACGCGCTGGAAGGATGCCGTGGGCGGCCGGGGCGAGTTCGTGATCCCGGGCTGGATGATGGCTTCCTCGGGCTATGCCGCGGTCTGGGCACGCGACAACACACGTGAGGAGATCTGGGATGCGCTCGCCCGACGCGAGGTCTACGCCACCACCGGGCCGCGCATTCGCGTGCGCTTCTTCGGAGGGTGGGACTACGCAGCAGCCGACGCCGCCGCATCGGACCTCGCCGCGGTGGGCTATGCGGGAGGCGTGCCCATGGGTGGCGTCCTCCCGGCACGCTCGAAGGGAGCGCCGCGCTTCCTCGTTGCCGCCGCGAAGGATGCGCGCAGCGCACATCTCGATCGGGTGCAGATCGTGAAGGGCTGGATCGACGCCGACGGCCGGACCCACGAGCGGGTCCACGACGTGGCGTGGAGTCAGCCCGGGATGCGAAAGCCAGGGCCAGATCGCGTAGTCCCGCCGGTTCCTTCGACGGTGGACGTGGAACGGGCGCGGTACACGCAGAATCACGGGGCCGCGCAGCTCGCGGTCGTGTGGACCGATCCCGACTTCGACCCAAAGGCCGCCGCGTTCTACTACGTACGTGTGCTCGAGATCCCGACGCCACGCTGGACCACCTATGACCAGCGCGTGCTCGGAGCCACCCTCGGCGAGCGGGTTCCCCGGGTGACCCAGGAACGCGCCTATTCGTCGCCCATCTGGTATCAGCCCGAGAGCGGCTAGCGCGGTGCCGCGAAGCGGCGGTGTGTCACTGGAACTTGTTCTCGGGTGCGCCTAACACGGCCTGCGTCCCTCCGCTCGTGGAACACGTTTCAACCCTCGCGCCTCCGTCAATCCCGCCGGACGATTCCGCTTCTTTTCCTACACCGCTTGGCGTTAGGGTGGTGGCGTGCGTAAGTCGGGAAGACCGACGTGCGCCCGCGGTGGAGATCTCCTTCGACCACCCGAGCGTTTCGCTGGACGGCTGAACCACGTCGGTTCGGTCGTCATGGTCCTTCCCGCTCCCATCCTGGAGGGATCTTCATGAAGTCCCAACGCTTACTCACCCGGTGCGCCCGAATCACCGCCTCCAGCTTCTTGCTGCTGGCATTGGCACTGCCCGCAACGGCTGTGATCGTCGAGTTCACCTCGACCTCGACGGCCGGCATTGGCGACGGCGGCAACCCCGCAACCATCGACGTGTCACCGAACGGGCTGCCGATCTGCAACATGGGCCTGCAGCCCCACCTGAACGCGTCGATTCCGGCGGCTGGTTTCGCCGATGTCGGCACGGTCGCGCCGCGTTCGCTGATGGCGGTGCGCCCGTTCAAGTACGGCCCGCCCGGTGCCACAACCGGCAACGCCACGATCATGGCGCGGCCCGGTGTCGCAGGCGTGAACGGCGCGGCGCAGTACGCGTCGAGCACCTGCAACATCCCGTTCCCGACGGCGTTCCTGCCGGCGATCCTCGCCGGTCGCACCCAGTTCTCGCGCTTCACCGGCCCGGCGGACAACGCCATCACCACCACCACGACGGCGATGGGCAAGATGAACTTCATGGTCACCACCATGGGTCTCGAGGATCATCACCTCCGCGCAGGCGGTGGCCCCGGAAACTTCACGTTCATGGTCCCCACGGTCCTGGGCACGCCGATGCAGACGATCATGGGCACCGCCGGCGCCAACACCTTCGGCGGTGGCTGGCGTGGGTCGGGCGGTGGCCGTGTGAACCTGGCCGTGAACGCGGCGCCGGGCGTCGTGATCTCGGGCTACTGGCTGACCGGCCCGCGCAAGGGCGGTCACAATGATCCGGTGAACACCCAGCTCGTGACCCAGTCCGGTCTCTTCACCAATCTCGCCACGATGGGCGTGGCGCCGGTGACCCTGCGCGCCTGGAATGCACGGTTCACGACGGGCATGGTGAAGGCCGAGGACAACGGCGGTCAGTTCATCACGATCCGTACCCAGACCGGAGGCGACAACCGCACGGGCCCGTCGTCGAGCATGGGCACCCTGCTGCTCGTCACGCCGTTCACGGCGAGCCTGATCCCGTTCCTGGGTGGCGCCGCGAACCTGTACTTCGGTGGCACGGCGACGACCCGCTTCAACTTCCTGCCCGAGCCCGGCCCCACGGCCCTGCTCGCGGCGGGCGTCCTCGGCGTGATCGCCCTGCACCTGCTGGCGAGACGCCGCAAGTAGGGAGCGGAAACGCGTCCCTATCGCGAGTGACCCAACCGAGGCCCGGGTGGCGATGCCGCCCGGGCCTCTTCTTTTCGGGAATGCGCGAGACGCCGAAATGCGCCGTTGCTTCTCGGAGGGTGGGTCGGGGACAATGCGGGTCCCTCATCGCCCCACTGGAACCGCCATGCAGACGCGTTTTCCAGCCCGCTGGCTTCCGCGCAAGTTCGCTTGCGTCGCTCTGTGGCTCGCCGTTGCCATCCCCGCGCAGGGGTTGGTGGTGGAGTTCGATGCCACCTACACGGCGGGCCTCGGTGATGGAGGGAACCCCGCCACGGTCGACGTGGCGCCGAACGGAAGGCCCGCCTGCAATCAGGGCCTCCAACCGCATATCAACGCGTCGATCCCGGGTCACGGATTCGCCCAGCTCGGGATCACCGCGCCGCGCTCGTTGATGGCGGTGCGCCCCTTCCACTACGGCGAAGCCGGCCCCACGACCGGCAACGCGACGATCATGGCAAAGCCCGGAGTCGCGGGCGTGAACGGTTTCGCGCGGTACACCTCGAGCACCTGCAGCGTCACCTTCCCAACGGCGTTCATTCCCAGGTTCTTCGACCTCACCCTGTTCGGGCGCTTCACGGCGCCCGCCCACAACGCCATCAGCACGACGACGACACCGATGGGCCGGATGAGTTTCATGGCCACGACCATGGGACTCGAATCCCATCACCTCCGCGCAGGCGGTGGCGGAGGCGATTTCAGCTTCATGATCCCGACGAGCCTCTCGTGGATGCAAACGATCATGGGAACTGCCGGCGCGAACACCTTCGGGGGCGGCTGGCGTGCCTCCGGTGGAGGACGCGAGCACTGGTGGTACCCGGTCGCACCGGGTCAGGTCGTCTC
This window harbors:
- a CDS encoding alpha/beta hydrolase, with the translated sequence MSLSLAGPRSARLVVALAALLLFAGGCRNILGYVATPFVYDEVPIAAALVKRDVPYRLGDDADAEKHRLDLFLPDAADAGEGWPIVVFVHGGGWTSGDRGYTVGGADIYGNFGRYLASHGIGAAVISYRLQFDVDWTDQVEDVARALAWVQAHAASYGGDPDAVFLMGHSAGAQLASFVAFDPGTADAHGAGRVCGVIPVSGAGYDLADEATYEQGARLSYYERRFRVADEAWQQEASVIPRIHGDAPPALVLYAEHDWDALRHQAALLEQALTDAGATARLQRVEGRNHYTVLLALTDEAGPSVVDFVHNTECGGSAS
- a CDS encoding response regulator gives rise to the protein MPPWILSIDDGLDLPASVSDRLREADCELRQTADPEEAMQWVHAERPAMVLLEIESSHYDGLDLMAGIREVDAGAIPVLVLTQLSRDSAEHGEAIALGCVDFLTKPAAASAVLSLVKDTLPELAIEAAGRSRRPEADLEGDLEDVPVPELLARLRRRTDTGVLGLRRGRRRVAVQVRRGVPIGLRMRARRNPTKPLFEAFGWEEGEYHFYRGRGLEPRTLRKFDVDPVALLADGVLDAAPLRRVRDRLAKRGSLYVSLAEDAPTTLGRWSLSEKQQRALEALSGEDTLAVLLDSVVFDDREIYALWVSGTIELRTTPTLTLTALLGTEATPEPEALASQQEALEELQRTRDESERELAALARDREAREAEIQQLARDREARLNELDELARTRFEYERERDALAPALEEQAAELERLERARERRTRELESLAAARERHEEELAELAAARQERARQHNAMVPALEECAQELEALEEARTARARELEALARTRDEHERAIEELAQTREDHVRELEALAPALEERAREIDALAKVREEHEQELEELAVARAEHADELEHLARAVADRAQELEGLARARAERAQELEELTRTRAQETRELEALRRVRQELEREMDALARTAVDDAPTLEAVVPSAPALDALESEADTQSMAAASDEDTATMVVAAAVAQAKPEPVSEPESEPEPDVAPEIDVDLDAEDPSEPALRDDAPALVAEAPVPEPAQTEPLDRENLVVTMRELAQRLLSSDDFEVLGVGPDSSDSEVRAAHRARLDEVPEVESTTANLVLCQQADRIRVRIRAAFDNLGNAEKRRAYAMLRDEEAEDRRAQSSAERVLEGERWFRKGETHLDAKQYDQATEAFGMASHLDPEQGDYVAHLGYALYLTNPSDAVVQREALENVAKGIKLSSDQPLPYVFLGRIHKAKGEVEVAKKIFSKALLLKPDFRPAIQELRVIEMRERKGKGKGVLSRLMGG
- a CDS encoding DUF3604 domain-containing protein, with the translated sequence MHPNWLRARPLPLWLTLGLACLSTACPGLRAQEAASDGSEAPLAISGPTPERNDDPVYAPALRTEHPDRVFWGDTHLHTRLSMDAYTFGTALGPEEAYRFAKGETVMATHGQPTRLEQPLDFLVVADHADGLGAMLALEAGDPTLLANAKLREWREILRSPDRAVRRALEGTQTARDNPKELDAERVRGPAWRALARLADAHYAPGRFTPLVGYEFTGQRGGQNLHRVVIYRDGAERAGDHLPLSPAPSGDPRRLWADLARYERETGGRVLAIPHNGNLSNGILFPLAETEFGDAMDEHYVRARARWEPVYEVTQIKGDGETHPYLSEDDAFADYETWDVGDFAGVPKEKAMLAGEYARSGLRRGLELEARFGTNPYRFGMIGSTDSHTGLATADEDNFFGKHSADMEPSPTRWKDAVGGRGEFVIPGWMMASSGYAAVWARDNTREEIWDALARREVYATTGPRIRVRFFGGWDYAAADAAASDLAAVGYAGGVPMGGVLPARSKGAPRFLVAAAKDARSAHLDRVQIVKGWIDADGRTHERVHDVAWSQPGMRKPGPDRVVPPVPSTVDVERARYTQNHGAAQLAVVWTDPDFDPKAAAFYYVRVLEIPTPRWTTYDQRVLGATLGERVPRVTQERAYSSPIWYQPESG